One window from the genome of Anopheles merus strain MAF chromosome 3R, AmerM5.1, whole genome shotgun sequence encodes:
- the LOC121596154 gene encoding leptin receptor gene-related protein, which yields MLAMLGSIGMTMLILACALPTYNLWWPIFVVLFYILCPFPTLIAKRIESDDPARAASAMFATIGIVMSSFALPIVLARAEVIQWGACLLTLAGNVGAYATILAYYFGFESGDSNMW from the exons ATGCTAGCCATGCTTGGCTCGATCGGGATGACGATGCTCATACTGGCCTGTGCGCTACCGACGTACAA CTTATGGTGGCCAATATTCGTCGTGCTGTTCTACATACTGTGTCCCTTCCCAACGCTGATTGCCAAGCGCATCGAATCGGATGATCCGGCCCGCGCCGCCAGCGCTATGTTTGCTACGATCGGTATTGTCATGAGCAGCTTCGCCCTTCCGATCGTGCTTGCCCGTGCCGAAGTG atcCAATGGGGCGCTTGTCTACTTACGCTGGCCGGTAACGTTGGCGCCTATGCGACCATTCTGGCGTACTACTTCGGCTTCGAATCGGGCGATTCCAACATGTGGTAA